One genomic segment of Hordeum vulgare subsp. vulgare chromosome 2H, MorexV3_pseudomolecules_assembly, whole genome shotgun sequence includes these proteins:
- the LOC123430499 gene encoding transcription factor WER-like, whose amino-acid sequence MAEAEGQLAACWGKQDDEWRKGPWTTQEDKLLLDHVAQHGEGRWNSVSKLTGLKRSGKSCRLRWVNYLRPDLKRGKMTPQEESTIVQLHSLWGNRWSTIARSLPGRTDNEIKNYWRTHYKKGKPSKNIERARARFLMQRREMQQQQQQQELLLGQAKDVDLAGGATVGDDVDEKMVGAIGPAATTLADHGHEELIMQDVLDFLCPMSCALLHSAGHGQSGSCGASTSDEYGSTEDDGATWGSLWNLEDVAHDGDGGACALW is encoded by the exons ATGGCGGAGGCGGAAGGGCAGCTCGCGGCCTGCTGGGGGAAGCAGGACGACGAGTGGAGGAAAGGCCCGTGGACAACCCAGGAGGACAAGCTGCTCCTCGACCATGTCGCCCAGCACGGCGAAGGGAGGTGGAACTCCGTCTCCAAGCTCACAG GTCTGAAGAGAAGTGGCAAGAGTTGCAGGCTGCGGTGGGTTAACTACCTTCGACCTGATCTGAAGCGAGGCAAGATGACACCCCAAGAGGAGAGCACCATAGTCCAGCTCCACTCCTTGTGGGGAAACAG GTGGTCGACGATTGCACGAAGCCTCCCGGGGAGGACGGACAACGAGATCAAGAACTACTGGAGGACGCACTACAAGAAGGGCAAGCCGTCCAAGAACATCGAGCGCGCGAGGGCGCGGTTCCTGATGCAGCGGCGGGagatgcagcagcagcagcagcagcaggagctgCTTCTTGGGCAGGCAAAGGACGTTGACCTCGCCGGCGGCGCCACCGTCGGGGACGACGTCGACGAAAAGATGGTCGGCGCCATAGGCCCTGCGGCTACGACGCTGGCTGACCACGGCCACGAGGAGCTGATCATGCAGGACGTGCTGGACTTCCTGTGCCCCATGTCGTGCGCCCTCCTCCACAGCGCCGGGCATGGGCAGAGCGGCAGCTGCGGCGCCTCCACGAGCGACGAGTATGGCTCAACCGAGGATGACGGCGCCACGTGGGGAAGCCTGTGGAACCTCGAAGATGTGGCCCATGACGGCGACGGTGGGGCATGCGCGCTGTGGTAG